The window AGTTGTAGATGCAATTCATACGCTCGGTGTAGCGACGATCATCGGTCGCCGGCGCGCTGTAGCGCAGCCAGGATGCAGGCGCAGAAAAGAGGCCCATGATCGAACTGTTTTGTCGTCAGGAGACCCGTCAATTAGATGCCTGTCAACGTCAGCGACGCGCTAGTCTGACTGATTCGGCGGCAGAGCGCCGGCGCCATTCGCCGCTCGCAGCGCTTGCCGCAGCGAAGCAACATAGGCTCGCCCTACTGGAAGGATCGTATCATCGCTGTCCGCAAGGACCGCCTGTAAGCCGCCGCCTGGCGCGCGTTGCAGCTGGCGCAGGAGGTCCAGACGAATGGCATAGCGCTTGTGAATCCGCAAAAAGGAAGCGCCCGGCGCAGCCAGCACCCGCTTCAGGACCATTGCAATTTCAAAATCGCGATCTTCGGCGTGGACTACGGTGTGTGTACGATGGGCGCTCAAGTAGTGTACGCTGCGCACCGGAATAGCGTGCTGGACGCCATCAGCGCGAAGCAGCAGCAATTGGGGCGGCGCGCCGGCGTCCGGCGCGGTTCGCTCCGCGCCGTCTGCGGCCCGGGCGATTCCAGTTCTCTGCATGTTCCCGGCCAGGAGATAGGATGCGCTGCAGACGATCAGCGTCAGAATCAGCGATCCGGGCAGCTGTCCTGACACCAGGCTGAGCACGGCCGGATCGCTGTCATAACGCAACAGTGCAAGTGTAAACCATTTGGAAATTTGGTCGCCGAGCAGCGTGGCCAGCAGGGCGCTGCCAAGAGTCAGTGCAAAGCGGAGCGACCCGGAAAGCCTGGCGGTCCGGAAGTAGACGTAAAAGCCGGCGCCAGCAGCCAGCGTCGTAATCCAGCCTACGGAGATCAGGATCGGCGCAAATAGCGCGGCGCCTTCCGTTTGCAAAGAAGTTGGCGACGATATC of the Leptospirales bacterium genome contains:
- a CDS encoding LytTR family transcriptional regulator DNA-binding domain-containing protein, yielding MNQRPETANQRRSARLLILAHAAFILIFSAALTLLLGRISSPTSLQTEGAALFAPILISVGWITTLAAGAGFYVYFRTARLSGSLRFALTLGSALLATLLGDQISKWFTLALLRYDSDPAVLSLVSGQLPGSLILTLIVCSASYLLAGNMQRTGIARAADGAERTAPDAGAPPQLLLLRADGVQHAIPVRSVHYLSAHRTHTVVHAEDRDFEIAMVLKRVLAAPGASFLRIHKRYAIRLDLLRQLQRAPGGGLQAVLADSDDTILPVGRAYVASLRQALRAANGAGALPPNQSD